A window of the Paenibacillus antri genome harbors these coding sequences:
- a CDS encoding (Fe-S)-binding protein codes for MAATLKLKLDYDQLTNCMRCGFCLPACPTFRETGVEAESPRGRIALMKAVADGILKPDQAFEDQMNHCLACRACEPACPADVKYGQLIEQARDAVEDHTESHRWWIRAIRKTAFKGVFPHQSRMRLLGKALKLYQGTRLKQWTQRSGVMKLFPEHLQQMERILPDASEDGVVARIGAEHKAKGGAAVAKVGLFRGCIMDVLFTETNVNTVKLLGEAGFDVVIPDVQNCCGALHAHSGEADDARELARRNIRAFRAAGVDYIATNAGGCGALLVEYDHLLQGDPEWREAAAWFAERVVDVSELLVRKGRPLAFESKEPARFTYQDSCHLRNVMKSSGAPRTLMNRVAGAEFCEMKEADRCCGSAGIYNVTQPEMSGRILEHKMEHAEATKAEYILTSNPGCLLQMKLGIEKHGDPGRMAAVHVVDFLYERLKRD; via the coding sequence ATGGCGGCGACGCTCAAGCTGAAGCTCGATTACGACCAGCTGACGAACTGCATGCGCTGCGGCTTCTGTCTGCCGGCCTGCCCGACGTTCCGGGAGACCGGCGTGGAGGCGGAGTCGCCGCGCGGCCGCATCGCCTTGATGAAGGCGGTCGCCGACGGCATTCTGAAGCCCGATCAGGCGTTCGAGGACCAGATGAACCACTGCCTCGCGTGCCGCGCGTGCGAGCCGGCGTGCCCCGCCGACGTGAAGTACGGCCAGTTGATCGAACAGGCGCGGGACGCGGTCGAGGATCATACGGAGAGCCATCGCTGGTGGATTCGCGCCATCCGCAAGACCGCCTTCAAGGGCGTCTTCCCGCATCAGAGCCGCATGCGCTTGCTCGGCAAGGCGCTGAAGCTGTACCAGGGGACGCGCCTCAAGCAGTGGACGCAACGCTCCGGCGTCATGAAGCTGTTCCCGGAGCATCTGCAGCAGATGGAGCGCATACTGCCGGATGCGTCCGAGGACGGCGTCGTCGCGCGCATCGGCGCCGAGCACAAGGCGAAGGGCGGCGCCGCGGTCGCCAAGGTCGGCTTGTTCCGCGGCTGCATCATGGACGTCCTGTTCACGGAGACGAACGTCAATACGGTCAAGCTTCTGGGCGAAGCGGGCTTCGACGTCGTAATTCCCGACGTTCAGAATTGCTGCGGCGCGCTGCACGCGCACAGCGGCGAAGCCGACGACGCGCGGGAGCTCGCGCGCCGCAACATCCGCGCCTTCCGGGCCGCGGGCGTCGACTACATCGCGACGAACGCCGGGGGCTGCGGCGCGCTGCTCGTCGAATACGATCACTTGCTCCAGGGCGATCCGGAATGGAGGGAGGCGGCCGCTTGGTTCGCCGAGCGCGTCGTCGACGTCTCCGAGCTGCTCGTCCGCAAAGGGCGGCCGCTCGCCTTCGAATCGAAGGAGCCCGCTCGGTTCACCTATCAGGATTCGTGCCATCTGCGGAACGTCATGAAGTCGTCCGGCGCGCCGAGGACGTTGATGAATCGCGTCGCCGGTGCGGAGTTTTGCGAGATGAAGGAAGCGGACCGCTGCTGCGGCTCGGCAGGCATCTACAACGTAACGCAGCCGGAGATGTCGGGGCGAATTCTGGAACATAAGATGGAGCACGCGGAAGCGACGAAGGCGGAATACATCTTGACGAGCAATCCCGGCTGCTTGCTGCAGATGAAGCTCGGCATCGAGAAGCACGGCGATCCCGGCCGCATGGCGGCCGTCCACGTCGTAGATTTCCTATACGAGCGCTTGAAGAGAGACTGA
- a CDS encoding FAD-linked oxidase C-terminal domain-containing protein — translation MISEQAKQELAAVLGPDYVKDDPQTLVTHSYDGTPMLQSLPDAVVYPENTEQVSQTLKVLHKHRIPLVSRGSGTNLCGGTVPVQGGVVMVMHRMNRILEVDLENLTATVQPGLNTKQFITHVEELGLFYPPDPSSMAVSTIGGNIAECSGGLRGLKYGTTKDYVIGLEAVLANGDILRTGGKLMKDVAGYDLTKLLVGSEGTLAVITEATLKLIPPPKFKKTMIAMYKDLHGAARTVSKIIEARIIPATLEIMDNPTIRVVDDFAKLGLPRDMEAILLIEQDGDPAAVERDIERIESICRGESADRVEVAATPEEALKLMTARRSAFTALARLRPTTILEDATVPRSKIAEMVLEINRIAAKHNVQIATFGHAGDGNLHPTATTDARDQDEVHRVEAAFEEIFEAAIRLGGTITGEHGVGLVKAPFLEWKVGAAGMEMMRGIKQAFDPHNLLNPGKMFAKATRKRVVIDRG, via the coding sequence GTGATTTCGGAACAAGCCAAACAAGAATTAGCCGCCGTCTTAGGGCCGGATTATGTGAAGGACGACCCGCAGACGCTCGTGACCCATTCGTACGACGGGACGCCGATGCTGCAGTCGCTTCCCGACGCCGTCGTCTATCCGGAAAATACCGAACAAGTATCGCAGACGCTGAAGGTGCTTCATAAGCACCGGATCCCGCTCGTCTCCCGCGGATCGGGCACGAATTTGTGCGGCGGCACGGTGCCGGTGCAAGGCGGCGTCGTCATGGTCATGCACCGGATGAACCGCATTCTCGAGGTCGATCTCGAAAATCTCACCGCCACCGTGCAGCCGGGCCTCAACACGAAACAGTTCATCACGCACGTGGAGGAATTGGGCCTCTTCTACCCGCCGGACCCGAGCTCGATGGCCGTCTCCACGATCGGCGGCAACATCGCCGAATGCTCCGGGGGCCTAAGAGGGCTGAAATACGGCACGACCAAAGATTACGTCATCGGGCTCGAGGCGGTGCTCGCGAACGGCGACATCCTTCGGACGGGCGGGAAGCTGATGAAGGACGTCGCCGGCTACGACCTCACGAAGCTGCTCGTCGGCTCCGAGGGGACGCTCGCCGTCATTACGGAGGCGACGCTGAAGCTGATCCCGCCGCCGAAATTCAAAAAGACGATGATCGCGATGTATAAGGATCTGCACGGCGCCGCGCGCACGGTGTCCAAGATCATCGAAGCCCGCATCATTCCCGCGACTCTGGAGATTATGGATAACCCGACGATTCGGGTCGTCGACGACTTCGCGAAGCTCGGACTGCCGCGCGACATGGAGGCGATCCTGCTCATCGAGCAGGACGGCGACCCGGCGGCGGTCGAGCGCGACATCGAGCGGATCGAATCGATTTGCCGCGGCGAATCGGCCGATCGCGTCGAGGTGGCGGCGACGCCGGAGGAGGCGCTGAAGCTGATGACGGCGCGGCGCAGCGCGTTCACGGCGCTGGCGCGCCTTAGGCCGACGACGATTCTCGAGGACGCGACGGTGCCGCGGTCGAAGATCGCCGAGATGGTGCTCGAGATCAACCGCATCGCCGCGAAGCACAACGTACAGATCGCCACGTTCGGCCATGCCGGGGACGGCAACCTGCACCCGACGGCGACGACCGACGCGCGGGACCAAGACGAGGTTCATCGGGTGGAGGCGGCGTTCGAGGAAATTTTCGAAGCGGCGATTCGGCTCGGAGGCACGATCACCGGCGAGCATGGCGTCGGTCTCGTGAAGGCGCCGTTCCTCGAATGGAAGGTCGGCGCGGCGGGGATGGAGATGATGCGCGGCATCAAGCAGGCGTTCGACCCGCACAACCTTCTGAATCCCGGGAAGATGTTCGCCAAGGCGACCCGCAAGAGGGTGGTGATCGACCGTGGCTAA
- a CDS encoding FadR/GntR family transcriptional regulator, giving the protein MSPPPRGPNETQDSASLSAPSRPLKSSDWVRADLERQLEDGTFSPGAKLPSVDELCRRYGVGRSTVREAMSALKAMGRVSIRQGGGTYALASEAPRHPAAREPDAWHDRAATLRRILEVRRVLETGCAALAASNRTASDVAALESLLADMARGLDDDGALGEQADVRFHLGIAEATHNPMLVDMMRSITERLHDSMKDTRALWLYAEKSSAERLVREHRSIFEAVKRGDAAEARRRMEAHIAKVEQVLNEPT; this is encoded by the coding sequence ATGTCGCCGCCACCTCGCGGTCCGAACGAAACGCAAGACTCGGCCTCCCTTTCCGCCCCCTCCCGCCCGCTCAAGAGCTCGGATTGGGTGCGGGCCGATCTGGAGCGGCAGCTCGAGGACGGCACGTTCTCCCCCGGCGCGAAGCTGCCGTCGGTGGACGAGTTGTGCCGCCGATACGGCGTCGGCCGCTCTACCGTGCGCGAAGCGATGAGCGCCTTGAAGGCGATGGGCCGCGTGTCGATCCGGCAAGGCGGCGGCACGTACGCGCTCGCTTCGGAGGCGCCGCGCCACCCCGCGGCGCGCGAGCCCGACGCGTGGCACGACCGCGCCGCGACGCTGCGGCGCATCCTCGAGGTGCGGCGCGTGCTCGAGACCGGCTGCGCGGCGCTCGCCGCCTCGAATCGAACCGCGTCCGACGTCGCGGCGCTGGAATCGCTGCTCGCGGACATGGCGCGCGGGCTCGACGACGACGGCGCGCTCGGCGAGCAGGCGGACGTCCGGTTCCACCTCGGCATCGCCGAGGCGACGCATAACCCGATGCTGGTCGACATGATGCGCTCCATCACGGAGCGGCTGCACGACAGCATGAAGGACACCCGCGCGCTGTGGCTGTACGCCGAGAAGTCTTCGGCCGAGCGGCTCGTGCGGGAGCACCGCTCCATCTTCGAAGCGGTGAAGCGCGGCGACGCCGCCGAAGCCCGCCGCCGCATGGAGGCGCATATCGCCAAGGTCGAGCAGGTGCTGAACGAACCGACGTAA
- a CDS encoding PTS mannitol transporter subunit IICB, which yields MNATTQDGAANGGARVAVQKFGRFLSGMVMPNIGAFIAWGLITALFIPTGWIPNEYLGALVGPMITYLLPILIGYTGGTMIHGTRGGVIGAVATMGVVVGADIPMFLGAMIVGPLSAWVLKRFDKSIEGKVRAGFEMLVNNFSSGIIGGALAILAYVGIGPVVQAISQALARGVGVLIDTGLLPLANVLIEPGKVLFLNNAINHGVLSPIALDQASTAGKSIIFLLEANPGPGLGILLAYWLVGRGMAKQSAPGATIIHFLGGIHEIYFPYILMNPRLILGAIAGGVVGTFTFLITGAGLVASPSPGSIFALIAMSPRGGMLPVLTGVVASAAASFAVSALLLKTGKQTDDDLEQAQTKMKEMKAAGTNGAVSATASTVNGPTKSKGEVNKIVFSCDAGMGSSAMGASILRKKVKAAGLPLTVTNTAINDIPQDADIVITHKTLTDRARLKAPNAEHISIDDFLKSPEYDELVKRLQ from the coding sequence ATGAACGCAACGACGCAAGACGGGGCGGCAAACGGAGGGGCTCGCGTCGCCGTCCAGAAGTTCGGCCGATTCCTAAGCGGCATGGTTATGCCGAACATCGGCGCATTTATCGCATGGGGATTGATCACGGCTTTATTCATCCCGACCGGATGGATCCCGAACGAATATCTCGGCGCGCTCGTCGGCCCGATGATCACGTATTTGCTCCCGATCCTGATCGGATATACGGGCGGCACGATGATTCACGGCACGCGCGGCGGCGTCATCGGCGCCGTGGCGACGATGGGCGTCGTCGTCGGAGCGGACATTCCGATGTTCCTCGGCGCGATGATCGTCGGTCCGCTCTCGGCTTGGGTGCTGAAGCGGTTCGATAAGTCGATCGAAGGCAAAGTGAGAGCGGGCTTCGAAATGCTGGTCAACAACTTCTCGTCCGGCATTATCGGCGGCGCGCTCGCGATTCTCGCGTACGTCGGCATCGGGCCGGTCGTGCAGGCGATCAGCCAAGCGCTCGCGAGAGGCGTCGGCGTGCTGATCGACACGGGCCTCTTGCCGCTCGCGAACGTCCTGATCGAGCCGGGCAAGGTGCTGTTCCTGAACAACGCGATCAACCACGGGGTGCTCAGCCCGATCGCGCTCGATCAAGCGTCCACCGCGGGCAAGTCGATCATCTTCCTGCTCGAGGCGAACCCGGGTCCGGGTCTCGGCATCCTGCTCGCGTACTGGCTCGTCGGCCGCGGCATGGCGAAGCAGTCGGCGCCGGGCGCGACGATCATTCACTTCCTCGGCGGGATTCACGAAATCTACTTCCCGTATATCCTGATGAACCCGCGTCTCATTCTCGGCGCGATCGCGGGCGGCGTCGTCGGTACGTTCACGTTCCTGATCACCGGCGCGGGCCTCGTCGCTTCGCCGTCGCCGGGCAGCATCTTCGCCCTCATCGCGATGTCGCCTAGAGGCGGCATGCTGCCGGTGCTGACCGGCGTCGTCGCATCCGCCGCCGCGTCCTTCGCGGTATCGGCGCTGCTGCTGAAGACGGGCAAACAGACGGACGACGATCTCGAACAGGCGCAAACGAAGATGAAAGAAATGAAAGCCGCCGGCACGAACGGCGCCGTCTCGGCGACCGCCTCCACGGTGAACGGACCGACGAAGTCCAAGGGCGAAGTGAACAAAATCGTCTTCTCCTGCGACGCGGGCATGGGCTCGAGCGCGATGGGCGCCTCCATCCTGCGCAAGAAGGTGAAGGCGGCGGGCTTGCCGCTCACCGTCACGAACACGGCGATCAACGACATTCCGCAGGACGCCGACATCGTCATTACGCACAAGACGCTTACGGACCGCGCGCGGCTGAAGGCGCCGAACGCGGAGCATATCTCGATCGACGACTTCCTGAAGAGTCCGGAATACGACGAGCTCGTCAAGCGGCTTCAATAA